The Croceicoccus naphthovorans genome includes a region encoding these proteins:
- a CDS encoding DUF736 domain-containing protein, protein MNIGEIRKNANGQLIGSVETLTITRTIGLRPVTSSNPRAPRYEIVALNDQRRWVIVGALFELSSNSTGESFYQGKIDDPSMAQPLYIAAFPREDGTMAIAWQRPRRRSTQLGSAEYGESDMFPADDAGGDRSAEQAGAGRNDDGLGESTATPPAKRGRVGAKDGAEHDGALPPLVDA, encoded by the coding sequence ATGAACATCGGTGAAATCCGCAAGAACGCCAACGGCCAGCTGATCGGCTCTGTCGAAACGCTCACCATCACCCGCACCATCGGCCTGCGGCCGGTGACCTCCAGCAACCCCCGCGCGCCCCGCTACGAGATTGTCGCGCTCAACGACCAGCGCCGCTGGGTGATCGTCGGCGCGCTCTTCGAACTCTCCTCGAACTCGACTGGCGAGAGCTTCTACCAGGGCAAGATCGACGATCCGTCGATGGCGCAGCCGCTCTACATCGCCGCTTTCCCGCGCGAGGATGGCACCATGGCGATCGCCTGGCAGCGTCCGCGTCGCCGGAGCACCCAGCTCGGTTCGGCCGAATACGGCGAGAGCGACATGTTCCCGGCTGACGACGCCGGCGGCGATCGCAGCGCGGAACAGGCTGGCGCCGGGCGCAACGACGATGGCCTGGGCGAGAGCACCGCGACCCCGCCTGCCAAGCGCGGCCGGGTGGGTGCCAAGGACGGCGCCGAACACGATGGCGCGCTGCCGCCGCTCGTCGACGCCTGA
- a CDS encoding DUF6771 family protein: MERIDTSAVAHAILDAPGWARVGITAPSSCLREDAALELARVIADAVDAPASVPSPEQSTLPL, translated from the coding sequence ATGGAACGAATCGATACGTCTGCTGTCGCCCATGCGATCCTGGACGCCCCGGGCTGGGCGCGGGTCGGGATCACGGCCCCGAGCTCCTGCCTGCGCGAGGATGCCGCGCTCGAACTCGCGCGCGTTATCGCTGATGCGGTCGACGCGCCGGCGAGTGTGCCGTCACCTGAGCAGTCGACCCTGCCGCTCTGA
- a CDS encoding ImmA/IrrE family metallo-endopeptidase yields MTETFSPQRWANTLTLLLNNVHGAAAERFPVQVPELAKEYSRHRFPDDPVSLVAGDNLPTFDGALYKAPPGKKGWGIIYNKAIASPGRINFTIAHEFGHYLLHRLRFPDGLECGQQDMMRWDSEYRQIEAQANEFAASLLMPLDDFRRQIEAKAKPTLDDLGCCAERYGVSLVAATLRWLQYTERRSVMVVSRDGFILWARSSPTALRTGAYFKTVGRPPIAVPARSLAAQSDLLEKSRGQIPHESDVWFAEPCEEIALASDQYDFTISLLHLERVIRTSRFDQAEVEEDSFDAMTRRLTGGN; encoded by the coding sequence ATGACGGAGACCTTTTCGCCGCAACGCTGGGCGAACACGTTGACACTGTTGCTGAACAACGTCCACGGTGCTGCGGCGGAAAGATTCCCGGTGCAGGTGCCCGAGTTGGCGAAGGAATATTCACGCCATCGCTTTCCCGATGACCCGGTATCGTTAGTTGCAGGCGATAATCTGCCGACATTTGACGGGGCGCTCTACAAGGCACCCCCTGGCAAGAAGGGCTGGGGGATCATCTACAATAAGGCGATCGCGTCACCGGGCCGGATCAATTTCACCATTGCGCACGAGTTCGGACACTACCTCCTGCACCGCCTGCGCTTTCCCGACGGACTCGAGTGCGGTCAGCAGGACATGATGCGATGGGACAGCGAATACCGGCAGATCGAAGCACAGGCCAACGAGTTCGCCGCAAGCTTGTTGATGCCGCTTGACGATTTTCGTCGTCAGATCGAGGCCAAGGCCAAACCGACGCTGGATGACCTTGGCTGCTGCGCCGAGCGTTACGGCGTTTCGCTGGTCGCGGCCACGCTACGCTGGCTGCAATATACCGAGCGTCGGTCCGTCATGGTCGTGTCGCGTGACGGCTTTATCCTATGGGCTAGATCAAGCCCGACGGCCCTGCGCACCGGGGCCTATTTCAAGACGGTGGGACGGCCTCCCATTGCGGTACCCGCGCGGTCGCTCGCGGCACAATCGGACCTTCTGGAGAAAAGCCGCGGACAGATTCCGCACGAAAGCGACGTCTGGTTCGCCGAGCCCTGCGAGGAAATCGCCTTGGCCTCCGATCAGTACGACTTCACCATCTCGCTGCTGCATCTTGAGCGGGTGATCCGCACAAGCCGCTTTGACCAGGCGGAGGTTGAAGAGGACTCCTTCGATGCGATGACACGCCGCCTGACAGGCGGGAACTGA
- a CDS encoding SOS response-associated peptidase, whose product MCNLYRMTKAPAEIARLFGARNSAGANFAAEVYPGYPGLVVAEDEARVMTWGFPLALKGKHGQPLKPKPVNNAREDKLGTAFWRPSFERRRCLIPVTAWAEAEGLKGQMTRTWYSLAGEEVFAVAGLWRPTEEWGAAYSMVMVDGCPQMADVHDRMPVVLARESWEQWLAGTPAEAFALCQTCPDELAIDRTAARWGAGRSAATSG is encoded by the coding sequence ATGTGCAACTTGTACCGCATGACCAAGGCCCCAGCGGAAATCGCCCGTCTGTTCGGCGCGCGCAACAGCGCAGGCGCGAACTTCGCCGCCGAGGTTTACCCGGGCTACCCCGGCCTCGTCGTCGCCGAGGACGAGGCGCGGGTGATGACCTGGGGCTTCCCGCTCGCTTTGAAAGGCAAGCACGGTCAGCCGCTGAAGCCCAAGCCCGTCAACAACGCGCGCGAGGACAAGCTCGGCACTGCATTCTGGCGCCCAAGCTTCGAGCGACGGCGCTGCCTGATCCCCGTCACCGCCTGGGCCGAGGCCGAGGGCCTCAAGGGCCAGATGACCCGGACCTGGTACTCGCTGGCGGGCGAGGAGGTCTTTGCAGTCGCCGGGCTGTGGCGCCCGACCGAGGAGTGGGGCGCGGCCTATTCGATGGTGATGGTAGATGGCTGCCCGCAGATGGCCGACGTACACGACCGCATGCCCGTCGTCCTCGCACGAGAAAGCTGGGAGCAGTGGCTCGCGGGCACGCCCGCCGAAGCCTTCGCGCTATGCCAGACCTGTCCCGATGAACTCGCCATCGACCGTACAGCCGCGCGCTGGGGGGCAGGGAGGTCCGCGGCGACGTCAGGCTGA
- a CDS encoding ThiF family adenylyltransferase, with amino-acid sequence MSLPLTSRNPDLARIVQDGYELAVLHNHLVISGVPYVNCKGEVRLGTLVSDMSNISGDVTVSPIEAGKHVAMWAGEYPCDSAGSPLEHMRHTSGDQTLGPGLTVNHSFSKKPSEGYRDYHHKLTTYVAMIERHAQDLDPNVSARTHRFVESEDPHSPFHYPDTASGRVGITNVMRKLELARVGIFGVGGTGSYVLDLVAKTPVRQIAIFDGDTFLQHNAFRAPGAPSGDELRELPKKVDYLAGIYSRMHRGIEPHDFAIAADTIDRIGALDFAFICMDPGTPKRLLVEYLEQNGVPFVDVGMGIELIDEGLTGLVRVTTSTPAKREHVRDNRRISFKDGGKDNIYAKNIQIADLNALNAALAVIRWKKYFGFYIDLGHEHHANFALNGNVIINEDKT; translated from the coding sequence ATGTCACTGCCACTGACAAGTCGTAATCCCGACCTCGCCCGCATTGTGCAGGACGGCTACGAGCTGGCCGTCCTGCACAACCATTTGGTAATTTCGGGCGTGCCCTATGTGAACTGCAAGGGCGAGGTTCGCCTCGGCACGCTGGTCTCGGACATGAGCAATATCTCTGGGGATGTCACAGTCTCGCCCATCGAAGCCGGAAAACACGTTGCCATGTGGGCGGGCGAATATCCGTGCGATAGCGCTGGCAGTCCTTTGGAGCATATGCGGCACACCAGCGGTGATCAAACACTGGGGCCTGGCCTCACCGTCAACCACTCCTTTTCGAAGAAGCCTAGCGAGGGTTACCGCGACTATCACCACAAGTTGACCACCTACGTGGCGATGATCGAGCGTCATGCACAAGACCTGGATCCGAATGTGTCGGCGCGAACGCATCGCTTCGTCGAGAGCGAAGATCCGCACTCGCCGTTTCACTATCCCGACACCGCTTCGGGGCGGGTGGGCATCACCAACGTGATGCGCAAACTGGAACTGGCGCGCGTCGGCATTTTCGGCGTCGGCGGCACCGGCTCCTATGTCCTCGATCTTGTGGCTAAGACACCTGTGCGGCAAATTGCCATCTTCGACGGCGATACGTTCCTGCAGCATAACGCCTTTCGCGCGCCAGGCGCGCCCTCAGGAGACGAACTTCGCGAATTGCCCAAGAAGGTTGACTACCTCGCAGGAATCTATTCCAGAATGCACCGAGGCATTGAGCCGCATGACTTCGCCATCGCCGCCGATACGATTGACCGGATTGGCGCTCTTGATTTCGCCTTCATCTGCATGGACCCTGGCACGCCTAAGCGTCTGCTCGTGGAATATCTCGAGCAGAATGGCGTTCCGTTCGTCGATGTCGGTATGGGCATCGAACTGATCGACGAGGGTCTGACGGGCCTTGTCCGTGTCACCACAAGTACGCCTGCCAAGCGCGAACATGTGCGCGATAACCGTCGGATTTCCTTCAAGGACGGAGGCAAGGACAATATCTACGCCAAGAACATCCAGATTGCCGATCTGAACGCGCTGAATGCCGCGCTCGCCGTCATCAGGTGGAAGAAGTACTTTGGCTTCTATATCGATCTTGGGCATGAACATCACGCCAACTTCGCGCTGAACGGCAATGTCATCATCAACGAGGACAAAACATGA
- a CDS encoding DUF1173 domain-containing protein: MVQRYRVLGRSVAEGDELQQLLAKAYAQKTQVLCECRKGTELPLYISHRQNGYVLARWPCSGARHATACDHYEAPDYLTGMGQVRGSAVLDDEASGETSLKLGFPLSRGAARLAPAALTNDKPTVKSSGQKLSMRGLLHVLWDRAELTHWHPKMAGKRTWFVVRRALLEAAASCRAKQEALPHVLFVPESFKIEEKEEIRARRRAALARVYASRDEMMVVVGEIKEIIPAHGAERIVLRHVGDMPFVMDQDMARRFHKRFAGELALWQAQDGPRGKSGHLVLAGSFARRREGTFDLIEVALMPVTGEWLPYETSDERYLVGKAVAEKRRFVKGLRVNLDTDTPIASLVLKDTGEEASAIHIHDRDNEVAEPLEALLAGQGVAHLLWKEGEPLPARVSRPPRRSWDAQQAA, from the coding sequence ATGGTCCAGCGATACCGTGTGCTCGGCCGCAGCGTGGCCGAAGGCGATGAACTTCAGCAGCTGCTTGCCAAAGCCTACGCGCAAAAGACCCAGGTCCTGTGCGAATGCCGCAAGGGAACCGAACTCCCCCTCTACATCTCGCACCGCCAGAATGGCTACGTGCTCGCGCGCTGGCCATGCTCGGGCGCGCGCCATGCGACGGCCTGCGATCACTACGAGGCGCCCGATTACCTCACCGGCATGGGTCAGGTCCGCGGGAGCGCCGTACTCGACGATGAGGCAAGCGGTGAGACCAGCCTCAAGCTCGGTTTCCCGCTCTCGCGCGGCGCCGCCCGGCTCGCGCCTGCGGCGCTGACGAACGACAAGCCGACGGTGAAATCGTCGGGTCAGAAGCTCTCGATGCGCGGGCTGCTGCATGTCCTGTGGGACCGGGCGGAGCTCACCCACTGGCACCCAAAGATGGCGGGCAAGCGGACATGGTTCGTGGTGCGCCGCGCGCTGCTCGAGGCGGCGGCAAGTTGCCGGGCCAAGCAGGAAGCCCTGCCCCACGTGCTGTTCGTGCCCGAGAGCTTCAAGATCGAGGAAAAAGAGGAGATCCGGGCGCGCCGCCGCGCGGCGCTTGCCCGGGTCTATGCCTCGCGCGATGAAATGATGGTCGTGGTGGGCGAGATCAAGGAGATCATTCCCGCGCACGGCGCGGAAAGAATTGTCCTGCGCCATGTCGGCGACATGCCCTTCGTGATGGATCAGGACATGGCGCGGCGGTTCCACAAGCGGTTCGCGGGCGAACTCGCGCTATGGCAGGCGCAGGATGGCCCGAGAGGCAAAAGCGGCCATCTGGTTCTCGCCGGCTCGTTCGCGCGGCGCCGCGAAGGCACATTCGACCTCATCGAGGTCGCGCTGATGCCGGTAACGGGAGAATGGCTGCCTTATGAGACCAGCGACGAGCGCTACCTTGTCGGCAAGGCGGTCGCGGAGAAGCGGCGGTTCGTGAAGGGCCTGCGCGTCAATCTCGACACCGACACGCCGATCGCCAGCCTGGTGCTGAAGGACACCGGCGAGGAAGCCAGCGCCATCCACATCCACGACCGCGACAACGAGGTGGCGGAGCCTCTGGAAGCACTGCTCGCCGGGCAAGGCGTCGCGCACCTGCTGTGGAAGGAAGGCGAGCCGCTCCCGGCCCGCGTCAGCCGGCCACCGCGGCGCAGCTGGGACGCGCAGCAGGCCGCCTGA
- a CDS encoding helix-turn-helix domain-containing protein → MQNTLGEKIRKLRKDKGYTLDKLAELTDSSKSYIWELENKNPPRPSAEKLARIAEKLETTIEFLLDEGEGVSAEEAVDAQFYRQYRKMDSSTKEKIRRMVKLWGDDA, encoded by the coding sequence TTGCAGAACACCCTTGGAGAGAAAATTCGCAAGCTACGGAAAGATAAGGGCTATACCCTCGATAAGCTTGCCGAACTGACTGATTCCAGCAAGAGCTACATCTGGGAGCTAGAAAACAAGAACCCACCACGGCCTTCGGCCGAGAAGCTGGCCAGAATCGCCGAAAAACTCGAAACCACCATCGAGTTTCTGCTCGATGAGGGCGAAGGTGTCAGTGCGGAGGAAGCTGTCGATGCACAGTTTTACCGCCAGTACCGCAAGATGGATTCCTCGACCAAAGAAAAGATCAGGCGGATGGTTAAACTGTGGGGCGACGATGCATGA
- a CDS encoding multiubiquitin domain-containing protein, with the protein MDTNKNDNPGNGQGGHGATTIIVNTREKEVQGKEVTYDQIVALAFENPPTGENIEITIAYRDGPGQNKEGTLQPDGTVHIKKDMIFDVTATDKS; encoded by the coding sequence ATGGATACCAACAAGAATGACAATCCCGGCAACGGGCAGGGTGGGCACGGCGCGACCACGATCATTGTCAACACCCGTGAGAAGGAGGTTCAGGGCAAGGAAGTCACCTATGACCAGATCGTTGCCCTTGCGTTCGAAAATCCGCCGACCGGAGAGAACATTGAGATCACCATCGCCTACCGCGACGGCCCCGGTCAAAACAAGGAAGGCACGCTCCAGCCCGATGGAACGGTGCACATCAAGAAGGACATGATTTTCGATGTCACTGCCACTGACAAGTCGTAA